The stretch of DNA AAGTCTAATAACATAAGGCTCTCCAGCCGCTAATTTTGCTTCCACTTCTTCTTTTGACAAGTTTCTGCAATGCCCGTCGTATCCTGGTGCTTGTTTCATAGCTGCTTGTCTTTCTCTTAATTTTTGCAATCTTTCAGCAGTACAGAAACAATAATATGCTTCCCCTTTTTCCACCAATTGTTCAGCATAATTCTTATAAATCGAAAATCTTTCCGATTGTCTATAAGGCCCAGCTTTTCCCCCAACATCTGGACCTTCATCATAATTTAGCCCAAGCCATTTCATCGCATCAAAAATCTGCTGTTCTGAATCTCCTGAAAATCTGGTTCTATCCGTATCTTCTATTCTTAAAATAAAATCTCCACCATTATGTTTTACAAACGCATAATTAAATAGTCCAATGTAGGCAGTTCCTACGTGTGGATCTCCAGTTGGAGACGGTGCTATTCTAACTCTTACTTTTTTTTCTGACATTTTTACTTTCATTCTCCTATTCTATTCTTTTTTATTTGCTTATATTATATAATAAAATTTAACTTACTGCAACTTGCTATAAAAAATTATTGATTTTTATATTCTTTGTCTGGTACTACATCTTCTTTTAAATATTTACCAACTTCTTCCAATTTTTTCTTTACTTCATCTGCAGTTATTCCATATTTTTCGAATCTCTAACTATCAAGTCGCCATTATCCTTATTTTATTTATTTTTTTCGCAGGAAAATATAGATAACAGCAGTATTCAATTATAAGAGGGTGTCTCATAAGTCAGAAATAATTTTACTAACATAAATGTTATATATTTTCAAAAATCAACAGATATTATTTTTATTGATTTTATAAATATAGTAAAATATATAAAATTTATGATTTAGTAATTTTATTTATCTTATAAGACAGCCCCCCTTCTTATCTTCCTCTATGTTTCTTTTTCTTTTTCTCCTGTTTCAATAAAAATTTTTTCTGTTTTTCAAGTTCTTTTTCTTGTTTTGTTTTAACTTTCCGTTCCCTTTTATTCTCTTCGTGTTGTAATTTTAAAATTTCTTCCGATTTTTTCAAAAATTTTTTACTTTGAAGCTCTTTTTTTATTTCCCTTTGTCTACGTTTTGGATTTTTGGCTTTCTCATTAAAATTTGACTTCATTTCATTACTAAATCGAAGATTATAAAACTTTTTTAATATAAAATCATAAATTTCATATTCTTTAGGTTCCGAACCAAAAGTTACTTTACAAACTGATAAATTATCATTTTCAAAATTTTCAAAAATTCCTACCCAAAAAGGATTTTCAAAAAAAACTGTCAATTTTCCTGAAATCTTTCTCATAATTTCAGCCTCCTTAAAAAAATTTATAATAAAGAATGGACAACCTAAGGAGGCAGGTTACTTACATTACTGCGTCTGGACTACCAACCAGAACTGTGTTTTTATCTTTATTTATATTTATCAACTTTTTACTTTTTTATCTTGCAACAAGAACAAGAATTAAAAACCCTTTACTCAATTATTTCCAAAAGTTCTTAAAGTATTTTTTTTACTTTTTTAGGCACTCTTTATCTCTATACCCAAAACTTACCATCACTAAAACTCCGTATTTCTTGAATTCAAATACACTTTTTTGGAAAAACATTTTCTACTTTAATATCTTATAGCTCTTTTATATTTATCAAAAGCATCACTTATTGCCTGCTTGTATTCTTCCTTTTCATAAAGATTTTCTAAAATATATGAATAATATATGGACTCGCTAATCCGTTCTTTCTTATCTAAATCAAAAAACTGAACAATTACAAATTTATATTTTGTTCCCTTATCTTTGCACCACTTCCCAATAGTTTCAATAATATCAACTCTATCAATAATAATTTCCTTAGCAGTTTCTTCTTTATTTGCAGGATCATTAACTGCTTGCATTACAAAAAATCGTCCATCAGCTGTTACAGCAGTTATTATTGAATTTTTAAATTTTTTTTGGATAATCTGTTTTATTTCAGTCACATTTTGATCACTTAATTGTTTATAATCAGAACCTCCATCTACCTTAACTTTCATTAAATCTTTCTCATAAGCTGCTTCTGTTTCTATTCTTTTTTTCTTTGTTTCTTCCGATAACTGTTCTGAACTTTCTTGCTTTTGACTTGTTTGTTCAGCTGTATTATTTGGCCTATTTTCATTTTCATTTTGATTATTTTTATTACCACACGAAAATGCCATTACCAGCAACATCATTACAAAAATTTTTTTCATAAAAATCCTCTTTCTGCAATAAATTAATTTGAGTATATTCAAAATTCAAGTATTCAAAAACTACTCAACAACCTCATAAACTTCCGAAAGTTCTCTTCTAGTTTTTGGAGTAATATCTTCATCTCTATATCCAAAACTTACAAAATATGAAATTCCATATTCCTTCAAATCAAAGATACCTTTTTCAGAGAAGTATTTTTCAGCCATTTCTTTATTAAATCCTTCAATTGCACAGCTGTCAACCCCAAGAGCTGCAGCCATATTCATCATATTTACCATTGCAATGTAAGTCTGTTTTGAAGCCCAGTCAAATAATGCTCTTTCATTTTCCAGCAACTTAAAATGATTTTCTTGAAATTTTGTAAAAAATTCTTTTCTAATCTTCAAATTTTCATCAGAAATATTTTTTATTTCCTTCCCAATTTTTTCAAAATACTTGCTATCACCAGTAACACCTTTTCTAGCCAATACCATAACAATATGGCTCGCCCCATTCAAGCTGTTAATTGCTCCCCAAGCAAACTCTCTCATATCATTCAGCATTTCCTCATTTTTCACAAGAATAAATTTCCAAGGCTCAAGCCCAAAAGAACTAGGAGAAAGTCTCCCTGCCTCAATAATTGCCTTAAAATCTTCGTTTGAAACAACTTTTGCCTTATCGTATTTTTTGCACGCATATCTTCTGTTAAATATTTCAAACATTTCCTTTTTTGTTAATTCTTTATCTTTTAGCATTTTTATCACTTCTTTCTGTATATTTATCATATCTTATATAAACTTTACTATTTTTTTATTTATTTAAAAAATTATTTTCTATTCTAAAATCTTGTAGCTTTTGAATACTGAGAAAACCCTTCTTTAAGTGCTTTTTTATAATCTTCATCTTCGTATTTGATTTGTAAAATATGAGAATAATAAATAGAACGACTAATTTCTTTATTCTGTTTTTTATCATAAAATTGATTAATTATAAATTTAAACTCTATACCCTTTTCCTCACACCATTCTCCAATGGTATCAATAATATCTACTCTATCAATTGTAACTTCTTTTCCTGTTAATTCTTTATTATTACCATCGGTTACGTTTTTTCTTATAAAAAATCGTCCATCTTTTGTTACGGCTATTAATTCTAAATTGTCAAATTTTTTCCGAAGCATCTTTTTTATCTCTTTTACATTACTCTCGCTAAATTGTTTAGAATTATCGTACCCGCTAACTTCAATATTCATTAATTCTTTTTCATATATTTTTTCTTCTTTATTACCACACGAAACCAAAAACAACAAAAATAATAAAAATAATCCTTTTTTTATCATGCACCGATTCCTTTCATACTTCAAATAATAATAAATTTTACTGATTTTTTATTTTCTCCATAACGTCTTTGTCAAACTTGCCAGCTCGCAACATCTCAATCTCAAATTTATATGGCGGAACTTTTTTAGCCTTTTTATCATCGCTCAAAGCCACATAAGGTGTTTCCAAAATTTTTGGCAAATGAGAAAATTTTTCAAAATGTGCAATTTTATTTAACACTTCAAATCCGATTTTTCCAAATCCTATATTTTCATGCCTATCTTTATGTGCACCGCACACATTCTTACTATCATTCAAGTGAATTACTGATATTCTGTCAATTCCAACAATTTTGTCAAACTGTTCAATAACTCCCTCAAAATCGTTTACAATATCATATCCAGCATCGTGAACGTGGCAAGTATCAAAACAAACTGTCAGTTTTTCCTTCAATTTTACACCATCAATAATTTTTGCAATTTCTTCAAAACTTCTCCCGCATTCTGTACCTTTTCCAGCCATCGTCTCAAGTGCCACAGTCGTTTTCTGATCTTTCGTCAAAACTTCATTCAATCCTTCAATAATCTTATTAATCCCAACTTCTTCACCTTCCCCAACGTGAGCGCCTGGATGAAGAACAATTCTTTTTGCTCCAATAGCATCTGTCCTTTCAATCTCCGTTCTCAAAAACTGCACTGCAATCTCAAAAGTTTCAGGCTTTACAGCATTCCCAAGATTAATTATATAAGGAGCATGCACAACAATATCATCAATATCAATATTATTCTCCTTCATAAGTTTAAGCCCAGTCTCAATATTCAGCTCATCAATCGGCTTTCTCCGTGTATTCTGTGGTGCTCCAGTATATATCATAAAAGTATTCGATCCATAAGAAACCGCTTCCTTAACCGATCCCAAAAGCATATCTTTCCCACTCATTCCCACATGTGATCCAATTTTAAAAATTTCTTTTTTCGACATTTCTATTTTACCTTTCTTTATTTCTATTGTTTCTTTTTTTTCTTCAAAACAGGAAGTTCATCATACATTGCTTCAAATAAATTCTTCAAAAACTCTTCATTTTCAACATCATCAACAAGCAACATTTTCTTTGCTCCTTCATAAGGAACTTCATGCAAAGCATTCGGCATAAGTTCTTTCGCCGATTTTACAGCCTTCACAAGAAACCTGTCATCATAAATCCCACCAATAACTTTTTCCCTATAATAAAGAATATATTCCCCCATCATCGTTCTATATCTAATATTTTCCACTTCCGACAGCTGTTCCAATACAAAATTTAAATATTCTTTACTTGAAGCCATATTTAATTCACTCCTTGCTTTTTACTTCATCTTTACAATTTTTAACTATATCAGGAATATCTTTTACTACATCTTCAATTAATTTAGAAAAATCTACTGCATTTTTAGTTGTAATAACAGATCTTCCAGTATCTGCTTCAATCTCTTTTCTAGTATTTCCTGCTATTGTTCCACCTCGTTTTGCAACTTTTTTATTTTCTTCCAAGCCATTTGGATTATGAATATTAGTTAATTCTGTGGTTGTAGCTTCTGCAAGCATATTAAGTACAAGTTCCAAAGTTGACATATTATCCCTTAAGTTTTCTTTTTTTAATCCTTTTAAATCTTTATATTCTTTGGTTGCCATTCCAGACCACGCCTTTGAAATTTCATCTGTAAGAATTGCATATTCTATTCCCTTTTTTACTCCATGCTCTTGCCAAGCATCTGTCAATTCCTTTCTAACTTGAATCGCCTGTAACCTCTGATTTATCCATTCTTTTGAATATCCTTTTTTCAAATATGTTTCCAATGCCCTGTCAATAGTTAATTCTGGATCTGTAATTTCATCTATTCTGTCTTTTCCCACTTGTGCCAACCACATTTTAAATGGTTCTGCCTTAGGAGACGGAATTGACTGAATAATTCGGAAAATTCCTTGTATATCAGCAACATCTGTTAATCTCATTTTTCCATCAGGTGCTTTTAACTTCAACTGTCGACAAATTGTCGACAATTCACTTTTTTCCTCATCTGTCATTCTTTTTTTCATTTTATACCAATAATCTCTAGCATTTACACTATCCGTTAATGCTCCTACAACATCGACAACAGAAAAATACCATTCTTCCTTTTCATTATCCCAAACAGACCTAATTTTTTTACCTTCAAATATTTGTATATTATTCTCCATTATTTGCCACCCCTTATGTAGTTTTTCGAACTTTATTAATATTTATATTATTTTGCATAATCACAAAATTTCACTCGTATTATTATCTCCACAATTTTTATAAGCATTGCAATTTCTCCCTCATCTTATAAAGAAAAATCCCTGTCGCTACACTCACATTCAATGATTCTATATTCCCATAAATCGGAATAATCGCCTTTATATCAGAATTTTCTATCAGATATTCAGACACTCCGCCACCTTCGTGTCCAAAAATAAACGCATTATTTTCGCATAATTCTATTTTTTCATAGGAAATCGAATCTTCGTGTAAAGCAGTCGCTATTTTTAAATAATTTTTATTATTCAAAAATTCCACAATTTTTTCAGGTGTTTCATAAATTATGTTTAACTTGAAAATCCCACTCATTGTAGCACGTACCGTCTTTGGATTATAAACATCTACTGAACCCTTTGTTAGAATTAAATTCTGAAAGTTTGCAGCAATCATTGTTCTAATGATAGTTCCGGCATTTCCCGGATCCTGAATATCATCCAGAATTACAACATCACCCTGTATATCCTCAATTGTATTTAAGTTTTTAGAATACAGGAATATTATTCCCTGACTATTTTCCTGAGTTGAAACTTCATCAAACAGATTATCCTTCAAAATTGTCAAGTTATCATGTCTAGAAATTTTATATTTTTCATCAAAATATTCAAATTTCGATTCCTTTACAATAATTTTATTAAAATTGATATTCTCATTTAGAAACTTTTCGCCTTCAGCCTTAAAAATACTGTTTTCATCACGATACTTCTTTTTATCCAGTTTTTTCAACAATTTATAAAATTTGTTATCTGGACTTGCTATTACATCTCTCATTTTATATTTTCCACTTTCTACTTATTTAAAAGTACAAAAATCCCAATCTATTCAATTCATAAAGCTCAATTTTAGAGGGATTTCTGTATAATTTAAAATATTTATGTTTAATTATTGTTCACAACTGTCTGTGTATTTATAAATTTTATTTTCATCTTTTATTACATCTTCACCATCTATAGTAAATGCTGCAAAGCTTTCAACATCTGCACCTTTAACTTCCTTAGTTCCACAATATACTTTATTTTTATCTTTTGCATAACCTGCCATATATTGTAAAAATGATGGAATATCAGCATTTTCAACTTTAGATAAAATATTATTTGAAGTTAATTTAGCTAATCCATTAAAATAATAAACTCCATTTTTATCTTGAAAATAACCAGTATAATTTGAATTAATTAATTCATAAAAACCGTTATTAGAATATTTAAAGGTCTTACTGTCAAAGTTTAAAGGCATTATTTCATATTTTTCATTTCCAATTTTCCCTTTCAAATAATAAACATTATTTTTATCTTTTATGAAAGAAACAAAATCTTCATGATTTTTAAATACAAATTTGTTTCCAACAAACTCCAATCCATCTGGACTTACACCGTTTATTTTATTTCCATAATAATAAACATTGTTTTTGTCTTTTGAAAATTCATCATTCAAAACCTTAAAACTTTTTCTGTCTGCACCTGCTATTTTTTTTAAGCCCAT from Leptotrichia trevisanii DSM 22070 encodes:
- a CDS encoding TfoX/Sxy family protein — its product is MASSKEYLNFVLEQLSEVENIRYRTMMGEYILYYREKVIGGIYDDRFLVKAVKSAKELMPNALHEVPYEGAKKMLLVDDVENEEFLKNLFEAMYDELPVLKKKKKQ
- a CDS encoding YjdF family protein — protein: MRKISGKLTVFFENPFWVGIFENFENDNLSVCKVTFGSEPKEYEIYDFILKKFYNLRFSNEMKSNFNEKAKNPKRRQREIKKELQSKKFLKKSEEILKLQHEENKRERKVKTKQEKELEKQKKFLLKQEKKKKKHRGR
- a CDS encoding NAD(P)H-dependent oxidoreductase gives rise to the protein MLKDKELTKKEMFEIFNRRYACKKYDKAKVVSNEDFKAIIEAGRLSPSSFGLEPWKFILVKNEEMLNDMREFAWGAINSLNGASHIVMVLARKGVTGDSKYFEKIGKEIKNISDENLKIRKEFFTKFQENHFKLLENERALFDWASKQTYIAMVNMMNMAAALGVDSCAIEGFNKEMAEKYFSEKGIFDLKEYGISYFVSFGYRDEDITPKTRRELSEVYEVVE
- a CDS encoding TrmH family RNA methyltransferase; protein product: MRDVIASPDNKFYKLLKKLDKKKYRDENSIFKAEGEKFLNENINFNKIIVKESKFEYFDEKYKISRHDNLTILKDNLFDEVSTQENSQGIIFLYSKNLNTIEDIQGDVVILDDIQDPGNAGTIIRTMIAANFQNLILTKGSVDVYNPKTVRATMSGIFKLNIIYETPEKIVEFLNNKNYLKIATALHEDSISYEKIELCENNAFIFGHEGGGVSEYLIENSDIKAIIPIYGNIESLNVSVATGIFLYKMREKLQCL
- a CDS encoding deoxyribonuclease IV, yielding MSKKEIFKIGSHVGMSGKDMLLGSVKEAVSYGSNTFMIYTGAPQNTRRKPIDELNIETGLKLMKENNIDIDDIVVHAPYIINLGNAVKPETFEIAVQFLRTEIERTDAIGAKRIVLHPGAHVGEGEEVGINKIIEGLNEVLTKDQKTTVALETMAGKGTECGRSFEEIAKIIDGVKLKEKLTVCFDTCHVHDAGYDIVNDFEGVIEQFDKIVGIDRISVIHLNDSKNVCGAHKDRHENIGFGKIGFEVLNKIAHFEKFSHLPKILETPYVALSDDKKAKKVPPYKFEIEMLRAGKFDKDVMEKIKNQ
- a CDS encoding BRO family protein codes for the protein MENNIQIFEGKKIRSVWDNEKEEWYFSVVDVVGALTDSVNARDYWYKMKKRMTDEEKSELSTICRQLKLKAPDGKMRLTDVADIQGIFRIIQSIPSPKAEPFKMWLAQVGKDRIDEITDPELTIDRALETYLKKGYSKEWINQRLQAIQVRKELTDAWQEHGVKKGIEYAILTDEISKAWSGMATKEYKDLKGLKKENLRDNMSTLELVLNMLAEATTTELTNIHNPNGLEENKKVAKRGGTIAGNTRKEIEADTGRSVITTKNAVDFSKLIEDVVKDIPDIVKNCKDEVKSKE